The region GAGACCGATCTGGCCGTAATGTTGTTGTATTTGGTCATGTGGATACTCCCACCCTGTATCCACAGGACTGAAATCCAGGGtttcatttccctgcctctggaaAAATACAACTTCTAGTCATTTTCTGTTGTAATTCTACGGTGTgcatctgccagaagttgactAATGAGACTCACTGGAGGACCGAATGATGGCTGCGCATGTGGGATGCCACTCATCCCCGGGAAATGAGTGGCATCCCACatgtgggggtgctttgaatgcgatttcctgcttcttagcgggggggttggactggatggcccatgaggtctcttccaactctactattctatgattctatgattctaaatacacTTTGCCCCACCTGTGTGCCCATCCAGCCCATTTATACTGGTGCAGAGCACTTTGTCCGCACCGCCTAGAGCTGCGAGGGAAATAACCAAGCCAACGCCACCCTCTTGCTTTTGAACAtggtcattattgttattatcaagtTCTGAGAAAAACATCCCGCTGTCTGGGATCAACTCCCAGAGGTCCCAGAGATGTGCCGAGTGTCATTACAGATGCAAAGGCGAGGAGGTGCAGGAGAGCAGGGCTCCTTCGGGAAGCGCAGCAGGCGAGGCCAGGCCACCGGAATGGATGGGAGGCGCAAAGagttctgctcctttcttctcctGCCGGCTCAGCCCCACGGTGTCCCAGGAGGGTTGGGCTACAGAGCGAGAGAGGCCTTGACGTGCCAGGGAAGAGTGTGGTCAAGGTGGGGAAGGGGCTCCGGAAGAGTGAAGGCGGCTCCTGGCGGGACAGGGCTGGGTCAGGTCAGCGCTGATCGGACTCAACATCGGCCTCCTTCGCTGCAGCTCCACAGAGTCCCCTGGCTCAGTAGTGGCTGGCTAATTCCTAAGCACGTTGACCGTTCAACTTGGTTATGGGGCAGAAACCTCTGGCTGCAAAGGGGAGAGCAAAGGGTGCGAATCCAGCCGGCTTTGCAGCCACCCAAAAGCCCGCCGTGGTCATGCCGAGATCATTGGCGCCAGTGGGGATTGGCACCAGAGGTTGCCTCTCCTGCCTCCAAGAGGATGGGGGGTGATGCCATGGGGCCCCTCCCTTTGCCCAGGCGACTAACCTGAGGGCCGTGAGCCCCGGGCGTGGCTGGGGAGTCCTCTTGGAGGGCCGGGCTGGACCCCTTCTGTTCCCTTTGCTTCCTGGCCAACTTGGAGAGCTCAGCGTGGATGGTCTGCAGAAGGGGCAGAAAACAAGAAGAATACAATCTCTGaggacacctgccatagatgtgggcgaaacgtcgggagagaatacttctggaacatggccatacaacccggaaaatatacaacaactctgtgatcctggccgtgaaagccttcgacaacacaagctgAAGTGAGTTACTTGGCAAATCCAACTCAAGGTGTTAGTAGTGCTCGACAAAGCCCTACTAGTTTGAAACCCAACTTTCTTGGTTCTGAACTCCCAGGGATTTACGACTAGGCGTGGGAAGACACTATGAAATTCGCAAGgtcttagaataatagagttggaagagacctcgcaggccatccagtccaaccccattctgccaagaagcaggaaatcgtattcaaagcacccctgacagttcTGCGAAGGCAAGGTTGGGTGATGGCTGAATTCCCTTGCATGGAAACAAGGCATGTTTTTAGTCCTAGTTGTGATGATTTAACTCTGGCACTGGATGCCATACCAAGATAATCTCACCCCAACACTTGCCCTGAATCCTGTATTCAATTTGTAACTGGATGATTGAccaaacccaaaaggtgctcatcAATGGGTCTTCTTTATCCTGGAGAAAAGGGACGAATGGGGGGCCACAGGGTTCTTTTCTAGGCCCGGTGCAATCCAACATTTTTATAGATGACTTTCTATGATGGAATAGAAGGCTTGCCAGAGTGAGTGACCCTTTGCTAGCCTTCCTGGAGGACAGGCAGGgagtgtcagggtattgtgtattgtgaaatgttaaaatcaatctgggttcttagaaatgccttatgtgttagttcttcggcaaggcatttcagcagttatggagttaatgagagtctgctatgattaatgtatcacaggaccaatggggtcaagtttgttttgaccgggacttactttcttgttcctgtggaatgcagaggagtttcctgagcagtgtgtgtgtgtgtgcatgagtcgcttcggcaagagcactcgtggaggaaaggactgatttgctctgtttgtatatagtcatgtaaataaagatatattgccgttggatttccaaccgaaccctcgtctgctggagtgtgtttgtccagtgctgtttttccacacggggagacagtctggagaaggaggtgaagaccgggatggtgaatttttggatttcactctgctacccatcatcccctgacagggAGGGCACGGTCCCCCAGTTCCATGGATGGAGGGGGGAGCAGCGGAAGAAGGGGTCCCTTCGCCCCAATCCTTCACCTGCCCTACAGGCCCAGGGCGCTCTGGATTCCCTGCCGCCGCCCTCCTCACCTTTGTGGCCGGGTCCAGGTGGAGGGCCCGCTTCAGGACCGCCATGGCCGCCTGGTCCTCCCCCTGCTCAGACAGCAGCTGCAAGGAAGACAGCACAGGGATGAGGATGAGAAAGATGtccgtttatttatatcccacttctcCTCTCCACAACGGAGGCTCAAAGTGGCTACAGAGAAAACTCAACATTATGGGGATCtcaaaattataaataataataataacaataacaagacgACCGcagtacaaactagagctgacagctagcacaacaaaacattacatgggaagttccttgacaaaattgaaggaaaagctgacaaggagaagacctggctctggctcacgaatgggaccctgaagaaggagacagaaggcctgatccttgtagcccaggagcaagccatcagaacaaaggcaattaaggccaagatcgaaaaatcaactgatgacccaaaatgcagactgtgcaagtaatattacatttaatgtataatatatatgttattagattgtattattattagtataatattatattacattataacattattatcaatattatatgtatataatatttgcactttttacctttgtgaaTTTGATATAGACaaagggtctattcccatcccaatttgcacttccaagaatttgcagcacttttatCAGTCAcatcgtgtttacaatatttatatggtgcaccttacccattCTACTTTTACAaactctccgttttaatccatgtttttattagctcttgtcatttgtttttattggctaatgtttaaatttttataattgtgcatgtctcttgtctattgttgtgttttatattgctattgtttttattcgggctcggcctcatgtaagcctccctgagtcccctttggggagatagaagcagggaataaaaataaagttcttcTTATTCTTACTTCTtatccttcttcttcttattattataatatacaatatattatatatttataaattattgtatctatatatatgtgttCTGACCGTTTTTaccttaaaataaacaaagaatctACAACACCCAGAACCACAAAATTAAACAACACAACCCAACACCCTTGCGGCTGGGTTTAAACAACTAAGCCACAATTCAAATCAAGATCTGTCGCCCACACAaacccaaacacacacaaaaaagatgtGTGCTTGtattacatatatatgtatataaaattagcatagcatgttgctattggcacaggagacaagatggaactatccgttggatttttggttgtgtgtatatgaaatgtaaatcaagtgtttctgctgttttgcaagtgtgtttcagcaatgaaacagttaacagcaggccagtttgactgatagcctgctgtgacctatgagacatgatttccggccttggaggtcggaacttccttcggactaaggaatgtgttttcttatctctctgttgTACTGTGGGAGACGAGACGAGCAGAAGAATGCCGGCTTCTAGCGATGGGATTTGCTAATTGTAAATAtctctgtaaatattaaatagatgtttgaacttcagatgTCTTTGTCTGacattggaggaattggtgagggcagaagttcaccaattcgTCAAGGTGATGGTCCGGAGCACGATTGATCgatggttttgaagaaacccaccaacgCGCACCCTGAACCTGGCTCTGCATTATGACATgatcttcctggctctcaggttggtataAAGTTATTCAATTCTATTCTATGCCGGCCCTACCTTGCCTTTCCGGAAGAGTGCCTTGACATTGTCGGGGTCCAGCTGCAGGACCCGGTCGCAGGACCCCAGGGCCTCCTCCGGCTGCTGCAGCTTCATCTGTGCAGCCGCAGAGTTGTTGAGGCATTTGAGCTCCAGGTCTCgctgctcctcttcctcctcgggGCTCAGGGTGCCTGCGGAAGGGCCGCACAAGGGCCTCACCCCCAGGCAGGCAGAGGCCTGGCCAGGAGCCCCCCACTCATCTCCAGGCTTTGGGGTCTGAGCTACCTCCCTTCCTTCCAATGTGCCAAAGCTCAACTGCCTCTGAAGAGCCCAGATCTTGGGACCTAGTTAGGCTGGGGCCTAGTGTTTCAGGTCCCAGGGGCCTCACCTTCCCCTGGCAAGAGCAGCAGCTGTAGGGCCTCCTGGTAGCAGCGCAGGGCCCGCTGGAAGTCCTCCCTCTCGAAGTGGAAGTTGCCCCACTCCCGCCGACGGTTGCACAGTCCGAAGCGCTCTGAGGCGGTCAAGAGAGCCGGATTGGGACCATCCTGCACCTGCAGCAGGGTCACCTCATAGAGCAGAGTGGCGTTGGGGGGAATGTCAGGCTCcctgcagaggaggaggaggaggaagaacgtGTTTGGGGTGGTCCATTGATTCCACCCCCAGCCCCTTCTTCCCTGGACAAAAGGGCCTTACCTGCCCAGAGAGCCATAGGCACAGGTTGGGCTGACCAGAAAAAGGGCGACCTCTCCCACCTGCATGGAGGGGACAGCAAGCTCCAGggcctgaggaagaggaggagaagggtcAAGGGGAGGGAGAGCAGCCACGAGCCCAGCCCCGGGAGGCCCCCTTCGTAGCCGTTGCCCCCACAGGCTGTGCAAAGGCTGTGGTCCAAAGACCAGCAGATACACCACTGAGAGGATGCCCAAAACACGGGAGGGCCAAGAGGCCTGTTATTTGAAaacaactgcacccagtctccggacacatatccttttggaaataaacgGCAGTCATAACCTTGTGGAAAAGGGAAATGATGTCATacccgtttggcaaatgtgaatctccatgaacatgtggagaccaccttttgaaaacctctagtcaagaaaagcatgaccttattAGATGTCaattctttgaacaagtgatattcataagcattcatgtaatggcacacaggtaactccgcTGTTAAACTGTCTTTGAACAGCCAAGGATAAAAACATGCCACTACAGAGGATGGATAGCAGAGgagggttatacagtagagtctcatttatccaacactcgcttatccaacgttctggattatccaacgcatttttgtagtcaatgttttcaatacatcatgatattttggtactaaattcgtaaatacagtaattacaacataacattactgcgtattgaaccgctttttctgtcaaatttgttgtgtaacatgatgttttggtgcttaatttgtaaaatcataacgtaatttgatgtttaataggcttttccttaatccctccttattatccaacatattcacttatccaacattctgccggcccgtttatgttggataagtgagagtctactgtagctgaaattgcagttgtaattgtaattgcagtTGGACTTGTCCAGAACATATACACTCccctttaaaaaaccttttaaagtatgcactcagagggttgttgtatgttttccaggctgtctggccatgttctagaagtattctctcctgacatttcgccgacatctatggcaggcatcctcagaggttgtgaggtatggagaaactatatATTAAActtatatttaccttccttgcttagtttctccatacctcacaacctctgaggatgcctgccatagatgtgggcaaaacgtcaggagagaatacttctagaacatggccatacagcccggaaaacatacaacaaccctgtgatcctggccatgaaagccttcgacaacacatatgtactcagagataaaaagaagccttttttgaaaaataacacatcttgtttactcataagcaTTTCGTATTacttcaccatacaggcacatctcttattgaagtttagttacagataggatgtagttctctgtgtgtttagtacacagggtatcattcttaatcaatagttcaTAGTTTTTAGGTAtagctgtactcactgaagtccataagtgcaaacagcaacatgcatcagCTTGTTGCATCATACTAAGgtgtgatgcaaacatgcatctacctccaccaaggcaaaaatgggcatgatcaaaaacaaagatggcaaggacctaacagaagctgaagagaccaagaaaaggtggtgagaatatacagaagatctgtataggaaggataataatatagaggatagctttgatggtatggtgagtgaattagaaccagacatcctgaggagtgaggttgaatgggccttaagaagcattgctaataacaaggcagcaggagaggacgggatcccagctgacctgtttaaaatcttgaaagatgatgctgtcaaggtgatgcatgccaaatgccagcaaatatggaaaacacaagattggccatcagattggaaaaaatcaatttacatccccataccaaaaaagggaaatgctaaagaatgctcaaacttccgtacagtggcacttatttcacacgccagtaaggtaatgctcaggatcctgcaaggaagactccagcaagacatggagtgagaggtgtaaagcagactgactaaAAAATTGAGTCccgagtctgaacatgctcagtataatcacgtCTATAACACCTGTTAAAGAGgtgcagtcaaactggcaaattaacatatacatagaatacaggttagcaaatatatatgttaacaaataaatagtgcaaGGTTTGGGAGGTTGCGATTTCCAATGCCTGTGGCCATCTGCCACCTCCTCATCCGCCCCCGTCCTTCTTGTATTCAGAGGCTCACGCTCACCTGGATGGCCTCCCATTGGCCCAGGACGAAGGTCAGCCGGGGGTCCCTCTCCACCAGGCTCCCGTCCTCCAAGGCGCCCAGCAGCTTCACGGCCATTTCCTGCCCCGCCTGCGGCCGGCTACCATGGCCCTGCTTCACCAGGCACTTCCTCAGGCACTTCCCTTCTGGGGGGCAAAGGGAGTGGGTCAGAAAAGTCATATGTAGAAGAGCCCCCCACCCATCCCCTCCATCCCCCACTATACTCACCAGCAAGGTCCTCCCAGTCACCCGCCTCCCACAGCGCCTGGAAGCTTCCGTTGGGGCCCATCAGGTGCTCCAGGCGCCGGTAGAAGGCCCTCTCCTCTTGCTGGGGGGCAGGCGCTGGGATGGAGGTGTGGGGCAGAGAGAACTGGACCCTGCGGGGCAGGCGGGGGCTGCTTCGGGACCCCGGACCCCCACGGGGTGATAGCGAAGGTGGAGGTGAAGGTGGCAGGGGCGAGGTGAGCCCCGTCCCGGCTTCTTCTCCCACCTCTGACGGGCCCCGCGGCCCCTCCGGCATCAGCCGGCGGTCCCCCTCCATGGCCCCCCTCCGTCGGCACCAAGGGGCCCTGTGTGGCTGGAGTGCAGGAGCCAGGATGGCAGCAGAAGCAGCGGCAGAGGGAGGCTGAGCGGCTGCTAATGCAATTAGGGCCTCAGCTGGCGATTATAGAGTAAGCCCTTCTCGCCCCCGCTGCTGCCGGCGCTTGCACGCTCCCCTCCAGACCCAAGTGGGCCACCCTCAAGGAAGCTCTGAGGGATGGGCCAGCGGGGTAGAGTGGCCCTTGCCCTTCCTGTGGACCCCAAAAGCCAGAGGAGGAGAGAGCAAGGAGGCTCGGGCTCAGCTTTCCTGGCTGGGAATCATCCCCGACATTTCCAACTGGCCACTGCCCTCAAACTGTACCTCCGCTTGTGGGTTTCCATAAGCCCACCCCCCCATTGCTAATTGTACAGCAACATCTGGCCTGATGGGGTTCCTCTGGAGGGatgctgaaacacacacacacaccccgccttGATTTGGCTGGCAGATTAGAGACTAATGCCCATGGCTCTAATAGGCTTAGCAAGAGGGGCACGTGGCCAGTTAGCCTGGGCTGGCATGGGGCTGAGGAGGGGGGCAGAGCGGGCCTCTAGGGCCCCTTCCCCTCGTGGCAACTGGGCAGATGCCGGTGACTGCCGAAAAAGCTCTGCCCTGCCTGCCTGCGGGAAAAAAACCCTCTTGGCAAGAGGAAACCAAGCAGAAGAGCCCCAGggattcaaaaatcagaacagtaaataagaagcaacacttaggaactaggggcagctaacaaaggatgctcccaggcagaaagtagccagtagatgaagccattcaatgcaaattagggtgattaactgcaacattcacactggcctccaactgacaagagttcttccccgaacctggacttcccacagatatatataaaccttatttatttacttacagtatttatattccgcccttctttctcaccccgaaggggactcagagcggatcacattatacatacatagggcaaacattcaatgcccataaacacatcaaacagagactgagacagacagacgcagaggcaatttaaccttctcctgaggggatgttcaattctggccacaggggggagcagctgcttcatcatccactctgacggcacttcctcattccaggttgtaaattagttaaccttgcctccccacttttttttaataagtggtaccttatttcctacttgatagatgcaactatctttcgggttgctaggtcagcaatgagcaggggctattttttatttttaattgacaggtgctcaccccgccacgggctggcctcgaactcatgacctcatggtcagagtgatttattgcagctgctcaacagcctgcgccacagcccggcttccttgcttagtttctccatacctcacaatctctgaggaagcctgccatagatgtgggcggaacgtcaggagagaatacttttaaatcatagccatacagcccggaaaacatacaacaaccaagcccCAGGGAGCCTGGTTCGGGAGATCAGTCCCAGGCCCAGGGGAGAGTCCGGGGCTAAAAGGGAAGCCTGCACCCGGGCCCCATAGGCTTTGGGCTCCATCCATCCTTGAAAAGGGGCCAACACATTTTTGAATCAGGTCAAAAGATTCCCCCGGCCTCTGAAGGGACAAGACAACCAGCCATCCTGGCGCCAGGTGGAAAAGGCAAAGGTGTCTGCCCTTGGAATCAGGCAAAGGGAGGGTGCCAATACAACTCAGCATGGAAGTCGTGGGAGGGTGGTGAGCCAGCCTATTTCAATGCAGGATGATGGGAAGGAGAAGGGCAGGAGAACACTCTTCCCCCAACCCTTCCAGCCTCTGCTGCTCCGTAACCAACTCTTCCGCAAAATCTCATCTCCCAAACTAAGCACATGCGAAGTGTGGGTGACAATGAAATCCTCCCTTCCTGAAACAGGGCTGGAGCAAAACACCAGGAAAGGGGCACACAGCAGCCCCAGCTTCCGATGCCCCACCAAGGGCCTCAGGGCACCCCTCCCAGAGAACCTCCTAGGTAAGAGCGGGCACAGCAGCATCACACAAAAGCAGGTAAGTGGGGGCCTAAAGGGGTATTTTATTGATCCTCTCCTCAAAATGTACAAAAAATTAGAAAACAAGCCCCCCACCCTCCCACAAACATTAACCAGTCCAGGGCACCCACAGCGAGCGCGGTGGCCAAGAGGCGAGGAGGCATGGCCAAGTGGTGGTGCCCTTGGCCCGGCCCTCCTCGGCCGCTCCCGCTTCACTTTCAAGGACGGAGGTTGCGATGGCGGGACAAAGGGACCGGCCTCCGCGCTCAGGGGCCACTGGGCTCCTCCGCAGGCAAAGTGACAGTCGAGGCAagccccccttcctcctcctcctcctcacagaTCTTCCTTGGGCgctgccttcttcttcttcttgggttTCTCATCCTCCTGCAGGACAGGCGGGTAGGTGGCCTCCCGCTTCAAGTAGCTGACAAAGTCACTCACCTCACGGCCCCCCTGCAAAAGGCAAGCGGGAACCAGGTTGAAGACCCTTCCTAGACATCTTGCGGGCCAATTTCACT is a window of Anolis carolinensis isolate JA03-04 unplaced genomic scaffold, rAnoCar3.1.pri scaffold_11, whole genome shotgun sequence DNA encoding:
- the LOC103281377 gene encoding peptidyl-prolyl cis-trans isomerase FKBP8 isoform X1; the encoded protein is MEGDRRLMPEGPRGPSEVGEEAGTGLTSPLPPSPPPSLSPRGGPGSRSSPRLPRRVQFSLPHTSIPAPAPQQEERAFYRRLEHLMGPNGSFQALWEAGDWEDLAEGKCLRKCLVKQGHGSRPQAGQEMAVKLLGALEDGSLVERDPRLTFVLGQWEAIQALELAVPSMQVGEVALFLVSPTCAYGSLGREPDIPPNATLLYEVTLLQVQDGPNPALLTASERFGLCNRRREWGNFHFEREDFQRALRCYQEALQLLLLPGEGTLSPEEEEEQRDLELKCLNNSAAAQMKLQQPEEALGSCDRVLQLDPDNVKALFRKGKLLSEQGEDQAAMAVLKRALHLDPATKTIHAELSKLARKQREQKGSSPALQEDSPATPGAHGPQVSRLGKGRGPMASPPILLEAGEATSGANPHWRQ
- the LOC103281377 gene encoding peptidyl-prolyl cis-trans isomerase FKBP8 isoform X2, with translation MEGDRRLMPEGPRGPSEVGEEAGTGLTSPLPPSPPPSLSPRGGPGSRSSPRLPRRVQFSLPHTSIPAPAPQQEERAFYRRLEHLMGPNGSFQALWEAGDWEDLAEGKCLRKCLVKQGHGSRPQAGQEMAVKLLGALEDGSLVERDPRLTFVLGQWEAIQALELAVPSMQVGEVALFLVSPTCAYGSLGREPDIPPNATLLYEVTLLQVQDGPNPALLTASERFGLCNRRREWGNFHFEREDFQRALRCYQEALQLLLLPGEGTLSPEEEEEQRDLELKCLNNSAAAQMKLQQPEEALGSCDRVLQLDPDNVKALFRKGKLLSEQGEDQAAMAVLKRALHLDPATKTIHAELSKLARKQREQKGSSPALQEDSPATPGAHGPQPEVSAP